A portion of the Sulfuricurvum kujiense DSM 16994 genome contains these proteins:
- the rlmB gene encoding 23S rRNA (guanosine(2251)-2'-O)-methyltransferase RlmB: MIIYGKQPVYYAIERHRERIKVLYLAKELDKKEYSSLMKMGFEIKRIPEKAAQSMVKGGNHQGFIAEISQVVPYASPFLKKCDFIVVLSSITDMGNIGSLIRSAYALGVQALVISGIKDPNLEAMIRTSSGAALDLPLVIIHNIHDVLHELKQSGFQIYGAVMDGVDVREASFAAKRVLVLGNEGEGLSGRVQKSLDVGISIPMAHDFDSLNVGVAGAILMERMR, encoded by the coding sequence ATGATTATTTATGGAAAACAACCGGTTTATTACGCAATAGAGCGTCACAGGGAGCGTATTAAGGTTCTCTATTTGGCAAAAGAGCTCGATAAAAAAGAGTATTCGTCGCTCATGAAAATGGGTTTTGAGATTAAGCGGATCCCCGAAAAAGCGGCGCAGTCAATGGTAAAGGGGGGGAACCATCAGGGGTTTATCGCCGAGATTTCTCAGGTAGTGCCGTACGCCTCCCCGTTTCTAAAAAAATGCGATTTTATCGTGGTATTGAGTTCGATTACCGATATGGGAAATATCGGTTCGCTTATACGAAGCGCGTATGCGTTAGGGGTTCAGGCGTTGGTTATCAGCGGTATCAAAGATCCGAACCTCGAAGCGATGATCCGTACCAGCAGCGGGGCCGCCCTTGATCTTCCGTTGGTAATTATTCACAATATTCATGATGTATTGCATGAACTGAAGCAATCAGGATTTCAGATTTACGGAGCGGTAATGGACGGGGTTGACGTTCGTGAAGCTTCATTTGCCGCAAAGCGGGTCTTGGTTTTGGGTAATGAGGGGGAAGGCTTAAGCGGCAGAGTCCAGAAAAGCCTTGATGTCGGTATTTCGATTCCGATGGCGCATGATTTTGATTCTTTGAATGTCGGTGTTGCCGGCGCAATTTTGATGGAGAGAATGAGATGA
- the rsmI gene encoding 16S rRNA (cytidine(1402)-2'-O)-methyltransferase produces MLSLVPTPIGNIADISLRSIETLSQAQILLCEDTRVTKKLIHLLKERYELTTCDPKFISLHSHNETEFVASLTPDFFDQNVVYVSDAGMPGISDPGQMLVRYCLDHGIAYDVIPGANAALTAFVASGFVETKMLFFGFLPHKGNDRSSALQEALFNGYTTILYESPKRLDKLLSELVVAAPDRQIFLAKELTKRYQKFYRGTASELIPQMEKEIRGEWVVVIEASEGKSSSLSEQDILALDIPKKAASKLIAKITGENPKECYTRLMKS; encoded by the coding sequence ATGCTGTCTCTTGTTCCAACTCCTATCGGTAATATCGCCGACATCTCTTTACGTTCCATTGAAACTCTTTCTCAGGCACAGATACTGTTATGCGAAGATACCCGTGTAACCAAAAAGCTGATTCATCTTCTTAAAGAACGCTACGAATTAACAACATGTGATCCAAAGTTTATCAGTCTCCATTCCCATAACGAAACCGAATTTGTCGCTTCGCTGACCCCCGATTTTTTTGACCAAAACGTTGTCTATGTCAGTGATGCCGGGATGCCCGGAATCAGCGACCCCGGACAGATGCTTGTACGCTATTGTCTCGATCACGGAATTGCGTATGATGTAATACCCGGAGCAAATGCAGCATTGACCGCTTTCGTCGCCAGTGGATTTGTGGAGACAAAAATGCTTTTTTTCGGCTTTTTGCCTCACAAAGGGAACGACAGATCATCCGCTCTGCAAGAAGCACTTTTTAACGGCTATACGACGATACTCTATGAATCGCCGAAACGGTTGGATAAACTCTTATCGGAACTTGTCGTTGCGGCACCGGATCGGCAGATCTTTTTGGCCAAAGAGCTTACCAAACGGTATCAGAAATTTTATCGGGGCACCGCATCGGAATTGATTCCGCAAATGGAAAAAGAGATTCGGGGGGAATGGGTCGTTGTGATAGAAGCGTCGGAAGGGAAAAGTTCATCCTTGAGTGAGCAGGATATTCTAGCCCTTGATATCCCCAAAAAAGCCGCATCGAAACTGATTGCCAAAATTACGGGTGAAAATCCCAAAGAGTGCTATACACGCCTCATGAAATCTTAG
- the rpmE gene encoding 50S ribosomal protein L31 — translation MKKDLHPNIVECSVSCACGNTFTTTSTKDSIRVDICNACHPFFTGSERQVDTAGRIDKFKKRYALNS, via the coding sequence ATGAAAAAAGATCTTCACCCGAACATCGTAGAATGTTCAGTAAGCTGCGCATGCGGCAACACATTCACTACAACCAGCACAAAAGATTCAATCCGTGTTGATATCTGCAACGCATGTCACCCGTTCTTTACCGGTTCTGAGCGTCAAGTAGATACGGCAGGTCGTATCGATAAATTCAAAAAACGTTACGCACTTAACTCATAA
- a CDS encoding 16S rRNA (uracil(1498)-N(3))-methyltransferase, which translates to MKFLLHDGVGADELSVSGDDYKYLIKVRRHKAGDLIAFRSRERLSEEYRYRLERTDGRCAYFSLQSHHHAPSESNHRLHIGWCLVDPKTIEKTLPMLTELGVSKITFIHCRRSQQNFRLDFERYKRIMESSIMQCGRTSLIELSESPNMSTFLKEHNDAVVLDFGGEVLGSDESIETVVIGCEGGFDESERKVFSNHRIRLFPSPMILRSETAAVAIASRLL; encoded by the coding sequence ATGAAATTTCTCCTTCACGACGGCGTCGGTGCGGATGAATTGAGTGTTTCGGGTGATGATTACAAATATCTCATCAAGGTGAGACGCCATAAAGCGGGAGATTTGATCGCTTTTCGTTCACGCGAGCGGTTAAGCGAAGAATACCGCTACCGTTTGGAGCGGACGGACGGACGGTGTGCCTATTTCTCATTGCAGAGTCATCACCATGCTCCGAGCGAAAGCAATCATCGGCTCCATATCGGATGGTGTTTGGTTGACCCGAAAACGATTGAAAAAACATTACCGATGCTCACGGAGCTTGGCGTGTCGAAAATCACTTTTATCCATTGCCGAAGGTCTCAGCAAAACTTTCGTCTTGATTTTGAGCGGTACAAACGCATTATGGAGAGTTCCATTATGCAGTGCGGACGGACGTCGCTGATCGAACTCTCCGAATCGCCGAATATGAGTACCTTTTTAAAAGAGCATAACGATGCCGTGGTATTGGATTTCGGCGGTGAAGTACTCGGTTCGGACGAATCAATAGAGACGGTCGTCATCGGATGCGAGGGGGGATTTGACGAGAGTGAGCGGAAAGTGTTTTCGAATCATCGAATCCGTCTTTTTCCCTCCCCGATGATTTTGCGTTCAGAGACGGCTGCAGTGGCGATTGCGTCACGCTTATTGTAA
- the glp gene encoding gephyrin-like molybdotransferase Glp, which produces MAISVEEALNLIYTLALPTQTEIVPIENAIHRVLCETITATYSLPSFDNSAMDGYAVRSEDAGKTLLQSCTIFAGDGAEIRMVEDQCIRIMTGAKIPQGCEAIVPIEEVSVNKDQVTFPAVIKPSQHIRLKGEDIQAGMVLLERGVMLHAHHISLLASQGITHVKLYRRPRVALFSSGNELKMHYETLGANQLYNTNTPTFTARTEELGCDVIFTGTAEDTLESIQEHIRRSLNADLIITSGGVSVGDADFTKEAFTSLGFENAFESVDIKPGKPTTFGRIGDTVILNLPGNPLAAALCFELFGQSTILALSGRSDKYLSTITTRIGEAFKMKKGRRSLIPGWFNGENFTPSPKFGPGMVLPLSRANAFMMVDEKVEGFEAGASVKIIPTRWCMSSETQNSLITL; this is translated from the coding sequence ATGGCGATCAGCGTAGAAGAGGCACTAAATCTGATTTATACATTAGCGTTACCGACGCAGACAGAAATCGTTCCGATCGAAAACGCTATCCATCGCGTCCTCTGCGAAACTATCACCGCAACTTACTCTCTCCCTTCGTTTGACAACTCCGCCATGGACGGCTACGCCGTAAGATCGGAAGATGCCGGCAAAACACTGTTGCAGTCGTGCACTATTTTTGCGGGGGACGGCGCTGAAATCAGAATGGTGGAGGATCAGTGCATCCGGATCATGACGGGAGCCAAAATACCGCAGGGGTGCGAAGCAATCGTCCCGATTGAAGAGGTGAGCGTTAACAAAGATCAAGTCACCTTCCCCGCCGTTATTAAGCCCTCTCAACATATCCGTCTCAAAGGCGAAGACATCCAAGCCGGGATGGTACTGCTTGAGCGCGGTGTGATGCTCCATGCCCACCATATCTCACTGCTCGCTTCTCAGGGGATTACCCATGTCAAACTCTATAGACGCCCCCGTGTCGCCCTCTTCTCGTCGGGCAATGAGCTGAAAATGCATTATGAAACGCTCGGAGCCAATCAGCTTTATAATACCAATACCCCGACATTTACGGCACGTACCGAGGAACTCGGATGCGACGTTATCTTTACCGGAACGGCGGAAGACACCCTGGAATCGATCCAAGAGCACATACGCCGTTCTCTGAACGCCGATTTGATTATCACCTCCGGCGGCGTCAGTGTCGGTGATGCCGACTTCACCAAAGAGGCATTTACCTCTTTGGGCTTTGAGAATGCTTTTGAATCGGTGGATATCAAGCCGGGTAAACCGACGACCTTCGGCCGTATCGGAGATACCGTCATCCTCAATCTCCCCGGCAATCCTCTCGCCGCGGCGCTGTGTTTTGAACTTTTCGGACAAAGTACGATTCTTGCCCTCAGCGGCCGAAGCGACAAATATCTCTCTACCATTACGACCCGTATCGGCGAAGCGTTCAAAATGAAAAAAGGGAGACGTTCACTGATCCCGGGATGGTTTAACGGGGAAAATTTTACTCCCAGCCCGAAATTCGGCCCGGGGATGGTGTTACCCCTCTCACGGGCGAACGCATTTATGATGGTGGATGAAAAAGTAGAAGGATTCGAAGCGGGAGCATCGGTCAAAATCATCCCGACGCGCTGGTGTATGAGTTCGGAGACTCAGAACTCGCTAATAACGCTCTAA
- a CDS encoding 6-pyruvoyl trahydropterin synthase family protein gives MLIRKLFKFENAHVVRGCSTQRCRASIHGHSYKVEVLFESKYLDEGQMVYDFGLMKRGMKELIDSFDHGVAIWDGDDAEYIASMKAHSNRWVLLPVSPSCEQFSRVLFLMIDRLLASTQMVNGERGVKLHSIIVHETETGYAQAFEEDAYSELMGTIPLEMIAFSDEVREGWNDPQLWEKILTGQPFVNPKTV, from the coding sequence ATGCTAATCCGTAAACTTTTTAAATTTGAAAACGCCCACGTCGTCCGCGGATGCTCGACACAGCGGTGCCGTGCTTCGATCCACGGCCATTCGTACAAAGTCGAAGTGCTCTTTGAGTCCAAATATCTCGATGAGGGGCAGATGGTCTATGACTTCGGTCTGATGAAGCGGGGGATGAAAGAGCTGATCGACAGTTTCGATCACGGCGTCGCGATTTGGGACGGAGACGATGCGGAGTATATTGCTTCGATGAAAGCGCATTCCAACCGATGGGTGCTCCTTCCCGTTTCCCCTTCATGTGAGCAGTTCAGCCGCGTTTTGTTTTTGATGATCGACAGACTTCTCGCATCGACGCAGATGGTCAACGGCGAGCGGGGTGTTAAGCTTCACAGTATCATCGTCCATGAAACGGAGACGGGATACGCTCAGGCGTTTGAGGAAGATGCGTATTCGGAACTGATGGGGACGATCCCGCTTGAGATGATAGCGTTCAGCGACGAAGTGCGCGAGGGGTGGAACGATCCGCAGTTATGGGAGAAAATCTTAACGGGGCAGCCATTCGTGAACCCGAAAACCGTTTAG
- a CDS encoding 7-carboxy-7-deazaguanine synthase QueE: MLYLVEHFYSVQGEGKYTGVPSLFFRFGGCNLKCEGFGCRESAPDGSEVLGCDTVYAVDRKGFGELWMEIEELQSLIWIMNGYRLPPHVDVVLTGGEPLIYANEPIFVEFIEYLIAHGHRVTFETNATIAPDFKRYPFYAQATYALSVKLSNSGEPLEKRVKPEAYGTIIAHAKESFFKFTVDEPSLVSHIESEIDEIIAPHPYTPVYCMPLGGDKAHIEANCEAVIEFCKRRGFIYSDRLHIRIWDQNHGV, translated from the coding sequence ATGCTCTATTTAGTCGAACATTTTTACTCCGTTCAGGGTGAGGGGAAATACACGGGTGTGCCCTCACTCTTTTTCCGCTTCGGCGGGTGTAACCTCAAATGCGAAGGGTTCGGGTGCCGTGAGAGTGCGCCGGACGGATCGGAAGTCCTCGGATGCGATACGGTGTACGCGGTTGACCGCAAGGGCTTCGGTGAGCTGTGGATGGAGATCGAAGAGCTGCAAAGCCTGATCTGGATCATGAACGGGTACCGTTTGCCTCCCCATGTCGATGTCGTACTCACCGGAGGAGAACCGCTGATCTATGCGAATGAGCCGATTTTTGTCGAGTTTATCGAGTATTTGATTGCTCACGGACATCGGGTGACGTTTGAGACCAATGCGACGATAGCCCCCGACTTCAAGCGCTACCCTTTTTACGCTCAGGCGACCTATGCCCTTTCCGTCAAACTCTCCAACAGCGGCGAGCCGTTGGAGAAGAGGGTGAAGCCGGAAGCCTACGGGACGATTATCGCCCATGCGAAAGAGAGTTTTTTCAAATTCACGGTCGATGAGCCGTCACTCGTGAGTCATATCGAATCGGAAATCGATGAGATTATCGCCCCTCACCCCTATACACCGGTCTATTGTATGCCGCTTGGCGGCGATAAAGCTCATATCGAAGCCAACTGCGAAGCGGTCATCGAGTTTTGTAAACGACGGGGATTTATCTATTCCGACCGTCTTCATATACGTATCTGGGATCAGAATCACGGGGTATAA
- the moaA gene encoding GTP 3',8-cyclase MoaA: MLIDSYGRTVDYLRVSVTERCNFRCQYCMPEKPFSWVPKENLLSFEELFEFIKVSIDEGIKKIRITGGEPLLREDLDTFIKMIYDYKNDIDLAMTTNAFLLKGSAKKLYDAGLRRLNVSIDSLKPEIAEAIAKKDVLPNVLAGIEEALRVGFKVKVNMVPMKGMNEGEVLDVLEYCKDRGMVVRFIEYMENVHAEVDIKGMQSPELLSIIGSRYRYEDEGFDGHSPSHYYKLEDGYEFGIIEPHKDDFCTKCNRIRLTAEGNLIPCLYFDEAMSIRDAVRRGDIKEAALVLKEVIRTKPEKNRWSEGDTEQSNRAFYETGG; encoded by the coding sequence GTGTTAATAGATAGTTACGGCAGAACAGTCGATTACTTACGTGTTTCGGTTACGGAACGGTGTAATTTTCGATGTCAATACTGCATGCCCGAAAAACCCTTTTCGTGGGTACCCAAAGAGAATTTGCTCAGCTTTGAAGAGCTGTTTGAATTTATCAAGGTTTCCATAGACGAAGGGATTAAAAAAATCCGTATCACCGGAGGGGAACCGCTTCTTCGGGAAGACCTCGATACGTTTATAAAAATGATATACGACTATAAAAATGATATAGACCTCGCCATGACGACGAATGCTTTTTTGCTCAAAGGCTCAGCCAAAAAGCTTTACGATGCGGGGCTTCGCCGTCTCAATGTCTCAATCGATTCACTTAAACCGGAAATCGCTGAAGCGATCGCTAAAAAAGACGTGTTGCCGAATGTCCTGGCCGGGATAGAAGAGGCTTTGAGAGTCGGTTTCAAGGTTAAAGTGAATATGGTTCCGATGAAAGGGATGAACGAGGGCGAAGTGCTCGACGTCTTAGAATACTGCAAAGATCGCGGCATGGTCGTCCGTTTTATCGAGTACATGGAAAATGTGCACGCCGAGGTCGATATCAAAGGGATGCAGAGCCCTGAACTTCTTAGTATCATCGGAAGCCGTTACCGTTATGAAGATGAAGGGTTTGACGGACACTCCCCCTCACACTATTATAAACTCGAAGACGGATATGAATTCGGGATTATCGAACCGCATAAAGACGATTTTTGCACCAAGTGCAACCGCATCCGACTTACTGCGGAGGGAAATTTGATCCCTTGCCTTTATTTTGACGAAGCAATGAGTATCCGCGATGCCGTACGCCGCGGCGATATCAAAGAGGCGGCATTGGTGCTCAAAGAGGTGATCCGTACCAAACCTGAAAAAAACCGCTGGAGCGAGGGAGATACCGAGCAGTCCAACCGTGCCTTTTACGAAACGGGAGGGTGA
- a CDS encoding c-type cytochrome has translation MKEFKILAVLVALVGITYYGIEPYAHSVMHPAVAPADFTFQDVKNVDTSLAGNVENGKVLVEANCIACHAIENAGHPAMMPNADAAASYGVVPPDLSQAGRIYDKNYLANFIFDPVTAMHVQHKYNPESGKAFPMPSYNWMSPQDIMDVVSYLQSIAPKVADNVEGHKSTFEAACGRCHSMKYAGIEASTPANMIKEHMGATPPDLSQYIKSRGEHYLHSFINDPQILLKGTSMPRVGLTEKAQEEVFAYMEEVGDSKKAERESLGVWVILYSIIFAILAYLWKRKIWSEVH, from the coding sequence ATGAAAGAATTTAAAATTTTAGCCGTCCTTGTTGCACTTGTCGGCATTACATATTATGGAATCGAGCCGTATGCACACAGTGTTATGCATCCGGCAGTTGCTCCGGCTGACTTTACGTTTCAGGATGTTAAAAATGTGGATACGTCTTTAGCGGGTAACGTTGAAAACGGTAAAGTATTGGTAGAAGCAAACTGTATCGCATGTCATGCGATTGAAAACGCGGGTCACCCAGCTATGATGCCGAATGCTGATGCAGCGGCTTCGTACGGTGTCGTACCGCCGGATTTGAGTCAAGCGGGTCGTATTTACGATAAAAACTATCTGGCGAATTTCATTTTTGATCCTGTAACGGCGATGCACGTTCAGCACAAATACAATCCTGAAAGCGGGAAAGCATTCCCGATGCCGTCTTACAATTGGATGTCTCCTCAGGATATTATGGACGTTGTTTCTTACTTGCAGTCGATTGCTCCAAAAGTTGCCGACAATGTAGAAGGTCATAAATCAACTTTCGAAGCGGCATGCGGACGTTGCCATAGCATGAAATATGCGGGTATCGAAGCATCAACTCCGGCTAATATGATTAAAGAGCACATGGGGGCAACTCCTCCTGACTTGTCTCAATACATCAAAAGCCGTGGTGAGCACTATCTCCACAGTTTCATCAATGATCCTCAAATCCTTCTTAAAGGGACTTCAATGCCACGTGTCGGTTTGACCGAAAAAGCACAGGAAGAAGTTTTCGCTTATATGGAAGAGGTCGGCGATTCTAAAAAAGCTGAGCGTGAAAGTCTTGGTGTATGGGTAATTCTTTACTCAATTATTTTTGCAATTTTGGCTTATTTGTGGAAACGCAAAATTTGGTCAGAAGTTCACTAA
- a CDS encoding cytochrome b, protein MAEFKKADSMLEWFDQRLGVVNFAKVMMTEYWIPKNINFLWAMGVLLTVLFTFLVVSGIFLLMYYKPDANMAFDSVNYTIMQEVAYGWLFRHIHAVGASVVFLIIYIHMFTGIYYGSYKKGREMIWISGMILFMLFSAEGFSGYMLPWGQMSYWAAYVITEIFGGIPVIGDELVVWIRGNFYVADSTLTRFFMLHVLLIPLAIIGGIVFHFYALRFPHVNNEQGEFFDFDEEAEKYKAGDKKHSKVIPFWPVFLSKDVFVLGVFLIFFFYLVFFHYSFAMDPINFDKADGLKTPAHIYPEWYFLWSYEVLRGWFFEIAGISGKDLGLMAFGFANAIFLVMPWLDRSPVVKPANQRPYFKYWFWLMIADLMVLTEFGKLPPTGPNAWVGFGASLTFLVLFIALPFITKAEAGKVKGKK, encoded by the coding sequence ATGGCAGAATTTAAAAAAGCAGACTCGATGCTCGAGTGGTTTGATCAGCGTTTAGGTGTCGTCAATTTTGCAAAAGTGATGATGACAGAATATTGGATTCCAAAAAATATCAACTTTTTGTGGGCAATGGGTGTCTTATTGACCGTATTGTTTACGTTCTTGGTCGTTTCGGGAATTTTCCTTTTGATGTACTATAAACCGGATGCCAATATGGCGTTTGACAGTGTTAACTACACAATTATGCAGGAAGTTGCATACGGTTGGCTGTTCCGTCACATTCACGCAGTGGGTGCTTCGGTCGTTTTCTTGATTATCTATATCCATATGTTTACCGGTATCTATTACGGCTCTTATAAAAAAGGGCGTGAGATGATCTGGATTTCAGGGATGATCTTGTTCATGCTTTTCTCTGCAGAAGGGTTCAGCGGATATATGCTTCCATGGGGACAAATGTCATATTGGGCTGCATACGTTATTACTGAAATTTTCGGCGGTATCCCGGTAATCGGTGATGAGCTGGTTGTATGGATCCGCGGTAACTTCTATGTAGCCGATTCGACGTTGACCCGTTTCTTCATGCTTCATGTTTTGTTGATTCCGTTGGCGATTATCGGTGGAATAGTATTCCACTTTTACGCACTTCGCTTCCCGCATGTTAACAATGAACAAGGTGAATTTTTCGATTTTGATGAAGAAGCTGAAAAATATAAAGCCGGCGACAAAAAACACTCTAAAGTTATTCCGTTCTGGCCGGTATTCCTGTCAAAAGACGTTTTTGTATTGGGTGTCTTTTTAATTTTCTTTTTCTATTTGGTTTTCTTCCATTACAGCTTTGCAATGGATCCGATCAACTTTGATAAAGCTGACGGCCTTAAAACTCCGGCACATATCTATCCTGAGTGGTATTTCTTGTGGTCATACGAAGTATTGCGCGGTTGGTTCTTTGAAATTGCGGGTATTTCAGGTAAAGATTTAGGTTTGATGGCATTCGGATTTGCAAATGCTATTTTCTTGGTAATGCCGTGGTTGGATCGTTCACCGGTCGTTAAACCTGCTAATCAACGTCCGTATTTCAAATACTGGTTCTGGTTGATGATTGCCGACTTGATGGTATTGACCGAGTTTGGTAAATTGCCTCCGACCGGACCGAATGCATGGGTAGGTTTCGGTGCGTCATTGACGTTCCTTGTACTTTTTATCGCATTGCCGTTTATTACAAAAGCCGAAGCTGGGAAAGTGAAGGGTAAAAAATGA
- the petA gene encoding ubiquinol-cytochrome c reductase iron-sulfur subunit, whose translation MMMDESRRGFIGKAFGAVAAVGGIASLIAMKKTWDPLPSVMSAGFTTVDVSGLEANKLEIVVWRGKPIFILKYSADMKPTDGRSVKIGDSYFSVMIGLCTHLGCIPGYEGEKKLFKCACHGGEYSADGVQTFGPPPRPLDIPPFKLDGVTLVLGEEGPEYKKMTAKA comes from the coding sequence ATAATGATGGATGAAAGCAGAAGAGGGTTTATCGGAAAAGCCTTTGGTGCCGTCGCCGCTGTCGGAGGTATTGCCTCTCTCATCGCGATGAAGAAGACGTGGGACCCGCTTCCTAGCGTCATGTCAGCCGGTTTTACGACGGTTGACGTGTCAGGCTTGGAAGCCAATAAATTAGAAATCGTCGTATGGCGCGGTAAGCCGATATTTATTCTTAAATACAGCGCAGATATGAAACCGACGGACGGCCGCAGCGTCAAAATCGGTGATAGCTACTTTTCGGTGATGATCGGGCTCTGTACCCATCTTGGCTGTATCCCTGGTTACGAAGGGGAGAAAAAATTGTTCAAATGCGCCTGTCACGGGGGCGAATATAGCGCCGATGGCGTACAAACATTTGGACCTCCTCCTCGTCCGCTTGATATTCCTCCGTTCAAACTTGACGGTGTAACCCTTGTTTTGGGTGAAGAAGGGCCGGAATACAAAAAAATGACGGCAAAAGCGTAA
- the mnmG gene encoding tRNA uridine-5-carboxymethylaminomethyl(34) synthesis enzyme MnmG, which produces MTYDVIVVGGGHAGIEAALASARMGQNTLLISILAEQVGATSCNPAVGGLAKGHLVRELDALGGEMGLLTDEAGIQFRILNITKGPAVRGSRAQIDMDRYRVIARNKILTTPNMSLIQETVNALIIEEGVVVGVRTHLLNEYRAKKVILTTGTFLNGVVHIGEITQEAGRFGEFPAKGLTDSLREAGLNVGRLKTGTCPRVDSSSIDFSVMEIQDGDELPNPFSFRTDRAEFARTKKQLPCYIAYTNEETHSLIEGNFHRAPLFTGQIEGVGPRYCPSIEDKINRFRDKERHHLFIEPQTAENTECYINGMSTSLPPDVQRAMIHSVHGMENAKIVRYGYAIEYDYVDPTELKHTLETKKVKNLYCAGQLNGTTGYEEAAAQGMMAGINAALSLQGKEPLILRRDEAYIGVLIDDLVTKGTKEPYRMFTSRAEYRLLLREETADLRLGKYGHALGLIDDAQMERIETKRSQITEGLKLLEETVYTPNKEFLAFLASIDEEHITDKLTGIQLVSRKSFELDKLVKLIPSFAELDPYIQEQILIEAKYARYVEKQSDDIERMNKMLHIAIPEGFDFRSVSGLSNEIVDKLYKFNPPTLQAASQISGITPAALDILHIYIKMAGKGK; this is translated from the coding sequence ATGACATATGACGTAATCGTTGTCGGCGGTGGTCACGCCGGAATCGAAGCCGCACTCGCCTCTGCACGTATGGGACAAAATACCCTGCTGATCTCAATTTTGGCAGAGCAGGTAGGAGCGACGAGCTGTAACCCTGCCGTCGGAGGACTTGCAAAGGGGCATCTGGTACGGGAACTCGATGCTCTGGGCGGAGAGATGGGACTGCTGACCGATGAAGCGGGTATCCAGTTTCGCATCCTCAATATCACGAAAGGGCCCGCTGTCCGCGGAAGCCGCGCGCAGATCGACATGGACCGCTACCGTGTGATCGCCCGCAACAAAATCCTTACCACCCCGAACATGTCTCTGATCCAAGAGACAGTCAATGCCCTCATTATCGAAGAGGGGGTAGTCGTCGGAGTCCGTACCCATCTGCTGAACGAATACCGCGCCAAGAAGGTGATTTTGACGACGGGGACATTTCTCAACGGGGTCGTTCATATCGGAGAGATCACTCAGGAGGCGGGACGTTTCGGCGAATTCCCGGCCAAAGGGCTCACCGATTCGCTCCGCGAGGCGGGGCTGAACGTTGGACGGCTGAAGACCGGAACCTGCCCGCGCGTCGACAGCTCTTCGATCGATTTTAGTGTTATGGAGATCCAAGACGGCGATGAGTTGCCTAACCCGTTCAGTTTCCGCACCGACCGTGCCGAATTTGCCCGTACGAAAAAACAGCTTCCCTGCTATATCGCCTATACCAATGAAGAGACCCACAGCCTGATCGAGGGGAACTTTCACCGTGCACCTCTTTTTACCGGACAGATCGAGGGGGTAGGGCCGCGCTATTGCCCGAGTATCGAGGACAAGATCAACCGATTCCGCGACAAAGAGCGTCACCATCTCTTTATCGAACCGCAGACAGCGGAGAATACCGAGTGCTATATTAACGGGATGTCCACCTCCCTTCCGCCCGACGTTCAGCGTGCCATGATCCACTCGGTGCACGGTATGGAGAACGCTAAAATCGTCCGTTACGGCTATGCGATCGAGTACGACTATGTCGATCCGACCGAGCTGAAACACACGCTGGAGACGAAAAAGGTCAAAAACCTCTATTGCGCCGGTCAGCTTAACGGAACGACGGGATACGAAGAAGCGGCAGCGCAGGGGATGATGGCGGGGATCAATGCCGCACTCTCACTGCAGGGGAAAGAACCCCTCATCTTGCGCCGTGACGAAGCTTACATCGGGGTATTGATCGACGATTTGGTGACCAAAGGGACGAAAGAGCCGTACCGTATGTTCACCTCACGCGCTGAGTACCGTCTTCTTCTCCGCGAAGAGACGGCCGATCTGCGATTAGGAAAATACGGTCATGCGCTGGGTCTTATCGATGATGCACAGATGGAGCGGATCGAGACCAAACGGAGCCAAATTACGGAAGGACTGAAGCTTCTCGAAGAGACCGTCTATACCCCGAATAAAGAGTTTTTGGCATTTTTGGCCTCCATCGACGAGGAGCACATCACGGACAAACTCACGGGGATTCAGCTTGTTTCGCGCAAAAGTTTTGAGTTGGATAAGTTGGTGAAGCTGATCCCGAGTTTCGCAGAGCTTGACCCCTATATCCAAGAGCAGATTTTGATCGAAGCCAAATACGCCCGTTATGTCGAGAAACAAAGCGATGACATCGAGCGGATGAACAAAATGCTCCATATCGCAATTCCAGAAGGATTCGATTTCCGTTCTGTTTCGGGCTTATCGAACGAGATCGTCGATAAGCTCTACAAGTTCAATCCACCGACATTGCAGGCGGCATCTCAGATCAGCGGGATAACCCCTGCCGCTCTCGATATTCTTCATATCTACATCAAAATGGCTGGAAAAGGTAAATAA